The genomic region TGTTTTTCGCAAACCTCCTAGGCTTTTCATCCTTGCTTCGGTTTGCGAAAAATTTCACTGAACTGCTTACCCTCTCATCCAACATCACTTGTCCCATTCCCATTGCAGTTTTGCATCCTACTCCAGAAAAGAAGGCAAAATGAGCCAAAATTGTCGCCATTCTCGCTTGCTCTGGATTAGGAAATCGATATTTAGCCCAACCGATCGCACCCGATATGACTAATTTTTTGATCTCCAGTTTTCCTGTTTTGAGTTCATAATCAGGTACTAACCCGCTCCAGCGAACTTTGGGAAATTTTAATTCATCAGGGGCAAAGACATTCCAACGGCGATATAGATTGCCAAAAACTGCTTCAGCTAAAGGAAAGGGGTGAAACTCCTGCCCTGTGTTGTGTTTAAAACTAGTTGGGGAGAGGAACTTGAGAGTCAGGGTATCGAGAACCATCTCAGACTGGGCAAGCAAGGCATAGTCTGATAGGGCAATCCAAGGATCCGTTCCCGGCAGCACATTAATAGCTCGTAGCACGAAGGGAAAACCTGCTAGACCGAATGACTGACTTCCTGATTTTTCTAAGCCATTGAGCAAGGGTTCGAGGAGGGTTCCATCCAATAGTCCAATGCGAACAAAGAACTCATTCTCTGCTGTGACTTCTCCAGTTTGACCTTGACGCATCAATCCAGACAAGCTTAAGGGTGATTCCTGGCGATCGTGAATTGCTTGAGAAATCGCTGGATCTCCTTGACGGAACCAATCTAAAACTTGGGCATGGATCGCTTGATTACAAGCTGGTGGTAAAGTTCCTTGCTTTACGGCTGCTAATTGAAGAACCAGGGAGTGCAGAGTAGTAGATTTAAGGTGCGGTAACGGTACTGGCTCCATATGCTAATCCTCTTGGCAAATAAACTCTATCTAGCGGGCTTTGCAAATTTGTCTCCTCTGACAAAGGGATCCATTCCGTTGGCTCGCCAATTTCCCAGTACTCACCTAATAGTTGAGATTGGCGTAGCAGACTGACCGGGGGCATGACAATGCGATCGTATAAAAGCAAGCGAGTCGAACTGGGTAGGTCGATTGGATTCAGGGGATGTTTACAGATAAATTCGCCTGAGCCTGATTTGATCCGAGCTTCAGGAATTGGCTCTGCATCAACCCGAATCTTGGATGCCCACTTCCCCAATCTGATCCATCGTGGAATTTGAACCGTTTCAGGCGCAATGATGTAGGTTCGGTAGCGACTACCCACTGCCAATTCTTTTATCCGTCCGTAGCTGGGATAGTTGCGATCGGCACCCTGCTGTCCAAACTTCCTAGGTTGATCATGATAACCACCAGGAGACACATTGAAAGTACTGATCTGATGAGACCAAAGAATGGGCAGGGCTGGAAAAACATAAATCCCTGCCTGGTTTAAGTACAAAAGGTTTTGCTCGTGATCTGCCTCCAGATACCCAGGACGTTTTGCCATCTCTCCCTGTAAGCGATAGGGTTTTGGGATATAAGATACTTCAAACAAAGCAAAGCTTAATGCCCAATTGTGCAAATACGTTTCGGTTTCATAGAGAATCCCCATCTCACGAGAGGCAAAAAACACATTGTCGTGTAAGGTTAAATGACATAGATAGAGAACCATAAGAACTTACCTGGAGATTCATCTTGAGTTCTTTCTGGGTGTAATAGCTCCGTAGGTTCCAGCGTAAGTTTGAGTTTGCTCATACAACGTTGCTAAAACGTCTTGCGCACGAGTTGCATCCTGGTAAATCTGAATCACCTCGCTCAATAGTGCTTCTAACATTTCCCCAAAAATTACATTCCGGATCAATATAGGTTCCTGGTCAAGTTGTGCTTGTACCACATTTGCTGCGATGTCTCGTAAATTGTCGATAGGAAGACTGAGATCGCCTTGCAAGGTATCATAGAGCGCTTGTGTAAAGTGTAAATTGCTGAAGATTTCGCCGTCACCGAAAACGATACCAATGATGTAATTCGTCATCACGCCTGTTCGCGACTCCTGTGCTCCATAGCGACGCGTGCGAAGGAGATTACCCAACACATAAATGAAGCCTTCAAAGGTTGAGTCCCGCAGGCTTTCAACGCTTGGAAAGACGACTTCTGGCAAAATATGCTCTTGTTCATTGATCGAGCTACGG from Trichocoleus sp. harbors:
- the cas5d gene encoding type I-D CRISPR-associated protein Cas5/Csc1, with protein sequence MVLYLCHLTLHDNVFFASREMGILYETETYLHNWALSFALFEVSYIPKPYRLQGEMAKRPGYLEADHEQNLLYLNQAGIYVFPALPILWSHQISTFNVSPGGYHDQPRKFGQQGADRNYPSYGRIKELAVGSRYRTYIIAPETVQIPRWIRLGKWASKIRVDAEPIPEARIKSGSGEFICKHPLNPIDLPSSTRLLLYDRIVMPPVSLLRQSQLLGEYWEIGEPTEWIPLSEETNLQSPLDRVYLPRGLAYGASTVTAP
- the cas6 gene encoding CRISPR-associated endoribonuclease Cas6; protein product: MEPVPLPHLKSTTLHSLVLQLAAVKQGTLPPACNQAIHAQVLDWFRQGDPAISQAIHDRQESPLSLSGLMRQGQTGEVTAENEFFVRIGLLDGTLLEPLLNGLEKSGSQSFGLAGFPFVLRAINVLPGTDPWIALSDYALLAQSEMVLDTLTLKFLSPTSFKHNTGQEFHPFPLAEAVFGNLYRRWNVFAPDELKFPKVRWSGLVPDYELKTGKLEIKKLVISGAIGWAKYRFPNPEQARMATILAHFAFFSGVGCKTAMGMGQVMLDERVSSSVKFFANRSKDEKPRRFAKNIEP